The DNA window cattttttttcacctgtacTCGTATTATATGCAGTATTACTCCATTTAATCAGTTTTGCATATTTGCTGTGGATTTGAAACGTTGCTACTTCTGATTAATTACCTGAATGTAGAATTAACCTGTTTATTGTTGTTctccattaaaaagaaaatacatttataaagtgTTTGTTTCAAGGTGTCTTAAAAAGCGTTAACATCTAATTTGTATCTCTTTCTGTGACTTGTGTAGTGCCTTTACAGTTCATTTAACTGGAGATGGGAGGTTATTTTGTCCTCTTTTCAAAATGGCTGGTGTATGCGAAGTAACAGGAATAAGACCCAAAATGCAGACTAGGCAGGCGGACTGATATGATTTATTGCAGCAGATAAACAGGCAGGTACATCCAGAACAGGTaaccagaaaaaacaaaacagatcagATGGAACTCAAAGGCATGAGGCATACGGCAACTTTGACAAACTAGCAAGGAGTGTGTGAAAAAGGGCCGGTTATGAACAGCAGGGCTGATGAGGGAAAGTGGGAACAGGTGTGTAGGTGGGCGTGGACGTCTGAGGACATCTAGTGGATGGTTGGAGGATGGCAGGTTTGGGGAGTGTGAGGATAGTACATGGCCTGGGGCTGGAGACAGGAACAGAgagccaaccaaccaactagAAAGtcctcatgacaaaaacagagcAATTCCTTTTTCACAATAGAGAGACATTAAAGtaacattacaacattttgGAAGATtgtcttatttgctttcttgctgagagttagatgaaaagattgttaccactctcatatctgtcataTCAGCTGGCCTGGCTCGGCCCAAAGGTaataaaaaaatccaccaatcagcacctctaaagatcACTATTTAACAAGTCTCGTGTGTTTGATCCGTACAAataaccaaagtgtaaaaacgacaagttgtggttttacgggatttttttcttgactaggagcagtaacttcctgaagtctccgctggttgcctggcaacttaGTGACAACCCAACTCCAGGAACTGACTATGCCCGCAGTCCGGTACATAACcccctgtaaaaccacaacttaaTGATTTTACActttggattttgtacagattTAACAAACTAGATACAGTATAATGTCATTCATCGGTGAAATATTGAGGTGCTGGGATGTTACCTTCGGACAGAGCCggactagctgtttccagtctttatgctaagctaagataaccgTCTGCTGGctcttcttatctaactctcagcaaggaagtgaataagcacattttccaaaatgtcaaactattcctttaagagttTGTAAACTGTGCTTACTTTGTCTATtatatgaagaagaaaaaaagagagatcaaCAAACATGGAGACAAAACGAGTTTAAAaagagttaaaacacagaattgaACCCTCTGTCCCTCaaatgacttctgtctatttcagtttaccGAACTCAGCAGTGTCATCATAAGTTGAAAGGCAgagtccagcatagagaggctcagtgaatgtggtctggactctgtggaggagagtcatggtttcagagacgctgtagaaggacagaacacctgcactgtgatccaggtacactcctactctggaggaccgaGGACCTGAGACGGGAGTTTGGACATTGTTGTACCtaaatctaaaatgtttttgttcacaATCTAACGCCCAAGATTTGTCATTCCATCCAAACCAACATTGATTCGCCCTCCCTGCTCtcctgatactcttgtatgcgaCTGCTACATAAACTTTTGCCCCtctccactccacctcccagtaacaacgtccagtcagactctctctactcaggacctgatGACCtccagtgaatctgtctgggtgactagGATAAGACTGATGATGCATcataaatgttgcttttctgttcccctcagataataacagcagtgtgtttgctgtgtttggatccagtgttaTTTCATGTGAATATTTCAAGAAttcagctctggtcttgggctctggttgtgactgtaaaacatccacttcagtcactgtctgtgagacgtttgtccatttctctctcagaacgtcctgtagtttatctctgacttctgacacagccgccgtcacgtcctcaaagtagctcagaggacggatattgattCTGGATGTAGATTCGctgagtggtgacagtgagTGGTAGTTGAGTAAAAACTGGTTgagatcctctgtgtgtgacagcagcttcatctcagcgtctctcctcttcagctcaatgatctcctgctccagcttctcctgaagctctttgacttgactcacttcactttcctgctgggatctgacctgctgcttcacatcagagcttcttttctccatgagacggatcagctcggtgaagatcttctcactgtccttcactgctttatcagcagagtgattgacagcctccacctcctgttggagcagcttcacatctttctctctgtcctggatcctctgctggatgttgagtcgactcacctccaggtctctctgcctctcagtcctttctgctgcagctgagacggtgtcgtggcctttatgttcatccacagagcagagataacaaatacactgctgatcagtacgacagaacatcttcatcacctcatcgtgacgagagcagatgttctcctggagcttcttggagggctccaccagcttgtgtttctttaattgAGCCACATCGTAATGaagctggaggtgtttctcacagtaagagaccagacacaccagacaggacttgaaggcttttAGTTTCCTaccagtgcagacatcacaggccacatcttcaggtccagcatagcagtgatcagcaggagcagctcgGAGTCCAATCTTCTTCATTTCCTCCACTAAATCTGCTAACATGGTGCTTTTCATCAGGACAGGCCTCCGTTtgaaggtctgcctacactgagggcagctgtagatcttcttcttGTCCTCTCCATCCCAGTGGGTTTgaatacagttcatgcagtagctgtgtccacagggaatagtcaccggatccttcagtagatccagacagatggaaCAAGAGATTGTTTCCTCgtccagctgaactcctttcTGCGCCATTTCTCCTCTCAGTGACAACAACTCTCTgagtttcacttcctgagaaGTGAATctagtttgagctctgatctaaacagcatgtgtttgtgttgggaATGGGGCCAGTCAGCTCTCACCATGTCGGTTACACCCACTTTCAAACTGTAGATCTGAAGggggagggaacaaggaaataaGAGGGCCGAgtgcagctctgtgtgtttgagagcaggACGAGCAGGGAGGGGTTATCAACCTATGATCCATTCCAGGAAGCAGAGATTGTGAATTTTAACTCTGttcgttccaatacccatactaccatactatttagtatgacagaaaaagatttagtatgtcccaatacatagtatgtcaaatgcagtatgccaaaaataccatgTCTTACTACatctggtcgcattttgcagaatgcaagtaagcatgcttttctggctgttctgacccacaatcctctgcacagcagatacatgagcaagagggtcaaaggtcaaggtgaAGTAGTCTGTCCCAATACTGCATTTAACAGTGCacactttgtaagggcagctgcagtatgtactaaaagttaaaagtatgcgatttgtaACATAGCCTCATTTTCACCATTTACAACGAAGCCTCGGTTAAAACCTGctccacatttgaaaacatttaagtttttagttttaaaatactTCTTGGTGATGGCTCCATGTTTCTCTGACTCATCCTCAAATCCAGTTCAATTTTCTTTTACTGATTAAAACAGCTGTCTGACAGTAGGTTAATAGAGTTATCAAACTAAACTGTCTTAAAATCCATGAATTGCTGAatgataacaaaacaacaaaatagaaTTTCAGAATATCGTATACTGAGTCAAACCAGCATTTCAAGCTTCAGATGGTTTCAACAAATATCATCAAACACGTTGACACGCCTCAgaagctccgtctaaacccactCCCTCCCCTCGGGGCTTCTTGCAATGCAAcgtcccccacacacacatgcacgagcactgCCGCATCGCAACTACTTCACAGCAGCGTCGGCGTTAGGGGCGGGCCATGGGGGTCCAGGCCCgtccaaaaaggtcactgtgccccctcagctgaattctctcctgacaaaaaactaaactgaaataacagctaaGCTATTAGTAAAATTAAGTCTttcagtttggtaatggaaggacttaacactgcaatgcaaaataaagcacgaaacagtgatagttttgcatttaggaaacaactaggacatgtacttgggcttgattacattgttttctattggagggTCCTAACTGGTCGCGAGCAACACGGCGCTGCACAGCGCGGCGTGATGTTTTGTCTGAACTTCTATCGGATACACggttcctattttttcctgtcactcatattgagaggaacggctgattagtttagataaaatgagccgataaaaccgggtcagttgtcctggatgtaaatgaaaatattaacttgattTCTGACACTTTCAGCACAGGCATTGACGCTCGCAGTTATATGTAATAAAGTTCactagtgaaactttattacgagctacctgtcaaaaaatataacagccacctcactGATGGATCAAATAAAACACGAACACACAGCACAAAGACACAACTATGAAAACTCTGGGAAATATGAGCCGTCACTACAGTATTTCAGTAAgaagcctcgttttgatccgctccgttggcgtgttttttttaaaaaaaaaatgtttttaatctagctcaatagaaaaaaatgagagaaagtagacctacaaacctggtgcattaaagcacaattaggaccaagagagtaaaaagcatcctgtgctcctctcacatcttactttttctacctgtttggattattctgttcagtattgtggaataaaacaatggactaatgttacactacagcaggctgagcagggacaaCAACTGGTGAGTGAAACATCCACAAACCTCAGTCACGTTACTGTccaaacatttttacttctggttCAGTTTCTGCTTCTGTCAATCTCGTGCAGGATCTGGGAGTGATGTGCTGTGCTACTACATCACTATAACAAGAGTTTCAAGTGCTGGCCTGTATTCATTAGAATGTGTGCAAGCATTTTGGAGTATTAATATACTAATCCAAATAAATCATGATGAGATATTATTAATCAcaccagaaacacattttgttttcaccTGTACTCTTATTATATGCAGTATTACTCCATTTAATCAGTTTTGCATATTTGCTGTGGATTTGAAACTTTGCTACTTCTACTTCTGATTAATTACCTGAATGTAGAATTAACCTGTTTATTGTTGTTctccattaaaaagaaaatacatttataaagtgtttgtttcaaggtgttttaaaaaacattaacatcTAATTTGTATCTCTTTCTGTGACTTGTGTAGTGCCTTTACAGTTCATTTAATTGGAGATGGGAGGTTATTTTGTCCTCTTTTCAAAACGGCTGGTGTATGCGGGGTAACAGGAATAAGACCCAAAATGCAGACTAGGCAGGCAGACTGATATGATTTATTGCAGCAGATAAACAGGCAGGTACATCCAGAACAGGTaaccagaaaaaacaaaacagatcagATGGAACTCAAAGGCATGAGGCATACAGCAACTTTGACAAACTAGCAAGGAGTGTGTGAAAAAGGGCCGGTTATGAACAGCAGGGCTGATGAGGGAAAGTGGTAACAGGTGTGTAGGTGGGCGTGGACGTCTGAGGGCATCTAGTGGATGGTTGGAGGATGGCAGGTTTGGGGAGTGTGAGGATAGTACATGGCCTGGGGCTGGAGACAGGAACAGAgagccaaccaaccaactagAAAGtcctcatgacaaaaacagagcAATACCTTTTCACAATAGAGAGACATTAAAGtaacattacaacattttgGAAGATtgtcttatttgctttcttgctgagagttagatgaaaagattgttaccactctcatatctgtcataTCAGCTGGCCTGGCTCGACCCAAAGGTaataaaaaaatccaccaaccagcacctctaaagatcACTATTTAACAAGTCTCGTGTGTTTGATCCGTACAAataaccaaagtgtaaaaatgacaagttgtggttttacaggatttttttcttgactatgagcagtaacttcctgaagtctccgctggttgcctggcaacttaGTGACAACCCAACTCCAGGTCCTGACTATGCCCACAGTCCGGTACATAACcccctgtaaaaccacaacttaatggttttacactttggtttttgcaCAGATTTAACAAACTAGATACGTTATAATGTCATTCATCGGTGAAATATTGAGGTGCTGGGACGTTACCTTCTGCTGGctcttcttatctaactctcaacatggaagtgaataagcacattttccaaaatgtcaaactattcctttaagagttTGTAAACTGTGCTTACTTTGTCTATTatatgaaaaaagagagagagatcaacAAACATGGAGACAAAACGAGTTTAAAaagagttaaaacacagaattgaACCCACTGTCCCTCaaatgacttctgtctatttcagtttacacaactcagcagtgACATCAGGATCTAAAAGCCAGAGTCCAGCacagagaggctcagtgaatgtggtctggactctgtggaggagagtcatggtttcagagacgctgtagaaggacagaacacctgcactgtgatccaggtacactcctactctggaggaccgaggacctgagacgggggTTTTGACATAGTTGTACCAAAATGTATAACTGTTTTGGTCACAATCTAACGCCCAAGATTTGTCATTCCATCCAAACAAACATTCACTCGCCCTCCCTGCTCTCCTGGTACTCTTGTATGCGACTGCTACATAAAcctttctccctctccactccacctcccagtaacaacgtccagtcagactctctctactcaggacctgacGAATCCCAatgaatctgtctgggtgactagGATAAGACTGATGTTGCATcataaatgttgcttttctgttcccctcagataataacagcagtgtgtttgctgtgtttggatccagtgttaTTTCACGTGAATATTTCAAGAAttcagctctggtcttgggctctggttgtgacagtaaaacatccacttcagtcactgtctgtgagacgtttgtccatttctctctcagaacgtcctgtagtttatctctgacttctgacacagccgccgtcacgtcctcaaagtagctcagaggacggatattgatgctggatgtagattcactgagtggtgacagtgaggggtagttGATTAAAAACTGGTTGAGATcttctgtgtgtgacagcagcttcatctcagcgtctctcctcttcagctcagtgatctcctgctccagcttctcctgaagctctttgactcgactcacttcacttttctgctgggatctgacctgctgcttcacatcagagcttcttttctccatgagacggatcagctcggtgaagatcttTTCACTGTCcttcactgctttatcagcagagcgattgacagccttcacctcctgttggagcagcttcacatctttctctctgtcctggatcctctgctggatgttgagtcgactcacctccagctctctctgcctctcagtcctttctgctgcagctgagacggtgtcgtggcctttatggTCATCCattaagcagagataacagatacactgctgatcagtacgacagaaaatcttcatcacctcatcgtgacgagagcagatgttctcctggagcttcttggagggctccaccagcttgtgtttctttaattgAGCCACATCgtaatgaggctggaggtgtttctcacagtaagagaacagacacaccagacaggacttgaaggctttcagtttcctaccagtgcagacatcacaggccacatcttcaggtccagcatagcagtgatcagtaggagcagcttggagtccagtcttcttcagttcctccactaaatctgctaacatggtgcttttcatcaggacaggcctcggtgtgaaggtctgcctacactgagggcagctgtagatcttcttctcatcctctccatcccagtggttttgaatacagttcatgcagtagctgtgtccacagggaatagtcaccggatccttcagtagatccagacagatggaaCAAGAGAAGGTTTCCTGCTCCAGCTGAATTCctttctgcgccatttcacTTTTCAGTGACAACAACTCTCTgagtttcacttcctgagaaGTGAATCTAGTTTGAACTCTGATCTAAACAACATGTGTTATGCAGTGAATGAGGCCTGTCAGCTCTTGCACTTCACCACCATGTTGGTTAGACCCTCCTTAAAACTGTagatctgaaggggagggaacaaggaaataaacCGTGGAGCTGTCGTGTTTGAGAGCAGGACGAGCAGGGAGGGGTTATCAACCTATGATTCATTCCAGTGTACTGtatctgtctgtgtgcacattttgacccTGGCACTAGCAAGACGCAGGGTGtgcctgaggagttatctgtagcctccagtacctcctcatttcaaaacagaaaccaaaataaggtggcagctggctggagaagaTCACTAGATAACAACCTACTTGCTCTTGGCTATATTGTGTGTTATTTCCAGtaagtatataaaataaaatgtgtgttttctgataaaaaaaaaagtacgaaCGTAGGAAGATAACAAGTATTACCAACCCATCTTTGAGGTGGTTACGTCTTCAGCTCCAGTgtgatctggagctcacagctgatatgttcctggtttgtttacatgacgtaacagaagtgcagattTAACGTATTCAGTGGACAGAGAGCATCAGATGCTACCTGATATGCGCGATAGTCGGACgctcgcatccagttaggacacggtgttagtttataacctgtttttgtggacataacagcatgtgtatGCGTGAGTGCGAGCCTGTGCGCATAAGTGGCAGTATGTCTacacctctctgtcagtttattactttcatgaaacatggtaatgttaaagatacacttaataaaggctaaatgaggtgaaaaaaaatgcccccTCTGTCATAGCTGATTGCCCGTCCGCCCCTAACACTCTGGCGCCGACCctgcttcacagacacagagcggagagaggaccttaGCTCAACAACGCttcctcatgacaagtaaccgcggcagtgatCGTTTTGGCCGAGTTTACTCTTTTATTCTCCAGTaaacgtgcggcggcgacgcactttgagttcaggctggtgcacgccaagggtagagtacaagcagggaggcatctgattggttctttccaagcggaccgcaaGGCaatgattggtagacgtttttaagtttacattttttaagattacagcagctacagatgacggctattttccggtcctttttcagagctcatcagtaatggatcgctgtcggggtgtaaagaccatttcaaccaatataacaaatagtgtatactggagaacatcgtcaaccctgcctttaatttgTTGATTAATATGAATGCATGAATCTGTAACATggataaatgttttattttcatgattCCCTTAAAATGATTAAAGATTTATGGATAGTTGTAAAGAAAACTGTTCGTATTAAAGTTTCaccttaaaataaaatatttttcaaacacACCGTGGTCGACCTGAACTTCAGTAGGTGGAAGCATGAAGTAAAATGAGTccaaaagaaaccagaacacttTTGACTCTGACACAGGCAGATTAGGGCCGACGGTGCCACAACGGGAACACAACGCAAAAAACTAGGGAACTGAGATTTAGCTGCAGGTACTTGACCTGCTATGCTAGAATAAAggaacacaccgccatatgtcatgctggacacacacacacacacacacacacacacacacacatacacagagagaacaGGTGGATTACCTCAGTGCTGCTTAACACATGGCTGAGATGCAGCATACTTTGACTGAGGAGAGCTGAGGAGAAACATTATATACAGCCACCATCAGAATGAAGGTAAGGCCGCTACGGTTATTAACAGATAATACAACTTAAAGTTCATTGGTTGTCGTCATTTCCCATGATTACTTGCTTGCAAGATCTCTGTTTAAACACCAGGTTGAATGAACAGTACATTATCAGCTTACTGGTTCTTGTAAAGTACTGCTGATTGCTGAGGTGGCTGCTTGATGATTGGAACCATCCTGCTGCTACAAATTCACAATAATTCAtaccttctttcttttctttagcAACGCTGTAGTAGTTAAACCTGTTGGATAAACCCCAGCAGGTTGTAGGAGCCTGGCCAGGTTGGGGATTTTCCCAGTAAATCCCAGCGAGGAAGCTCCTGGAAGAAGCTAAACTACTTATCCCTGTCCACATGGCCCGCTGCGTTCTACCAACACATTATCACTAGTGCTTTCAATCACATTCAGTGGTGGAGTGTCAAACATGGATGGAAAAATGTCTCCCCTTTTAAGAGACACATCGCTCACAAATTGGTGGATAAACTGGAGAGCGAATGGACTTCCTGATTGTGTTACTTTTTGAAAGAAACAagagaacagataaaacagatAATAGGCTCCCACTTCCTAAATTAGGAGTAACAAAAATGGCAAAAGAAGACATTTACTAATCGTAAATGTCCCCTAAGGGGGGCCCAGACCCCAGGTTGTGAACTACTGAGCTAGTGAACACATACATTTGTCAGGAAGACACAAAAATTACTGATATTACTGacttaataattatattccgctatttcccaatagccggtaatttatttaatacatttccagggaaaagaatacaaagttaattgatatgctttatttccatgtctgctggtaaataggtgataattagcaaataacttctttgaaatttctttaaaaaactccctgaatcatgacattagctaccaggttacatttgtgcaGACAATAAATCACCCAGTGGTGAGAtctgtgcctgatcagaagtgtcttctttTGGTTTTCGACTTCCGATCTCAaacctaagggccctattttaaccattatatgctattttagcatgtaattattaaataatgtttataataaagtaatttttgatagattttgaggtagatattggggtaatttggcattAATTCcaaatttatttcaaataagttacttACTAATTAACGCctcattaccatgaaatttgcagacctgtaaaatgaagtgttacccctaattcaaagatatttagtaaaaaaatatatccaaAATAGCCTTCAAGTgtaatttgtgtgtattttttttaatttaaaactgGTCATTAATAGCCCTATAATTCCCAGAGACATTACCAAAGACTGTGTCGGAGTTTCTATATCTATAGACcaatattatatactgtaaaggAAGCTGAAGGAGAGGAAGTAATAGACCTGTTGTGTGCAGAGCATTCATCTGCAAACGCTAGATGGCAGCACTGTCGTATGTTAATCACATGTGGCAGCTCGTAACCCTGTCGTCCACATTAGGCAGCCATTCATCAAGGGGATTATTAGTTATTATCCATTATCAAGAGATATACGTTTGGATTAGTGCAACATAATCCTTGAATTATAATCCAGATCATCTCTGGGTGGTTTAATCAAATATGCAGAGGGGTGCTAGGATGATGTGGAGGATGTTGCTTATgagcatttgaaaaaaacagtcagttgtttttaaaaaatgctgaTGCACAATGCAGTATAGACTTCTAACCTCCCACTAcaaattgttattatttgtaTCACTACTTCCGGACGACTCATGTAAAATAACTACTTCTGCTACTGATGTATGCATTAATAGTACCAGTTGATAAAAGAAAGAGCATGCAAAGTCAAATAAAGtcaataaaatcaaataaaaaacaatcttaTTTTTAAAATTCCAATTGCAATTTTGTATGAAAACATGTTTGACCTGTTGGAGGCATTTTATGAATAACACAAATAGCAACAATGTTTTAGTCCAGTTCAGTGATTAAAGTTTCTCCTGCTCGTGTGTATCCATCTCAGGGTTTCCAGGCTCTCGCCATGTGGCAGAAATTACAATTATTCTACAAAGGAATTCTGCAAAATGGAGGCAAGCATTTTCACTTTATCAAACTCATGTATTTCAGTGATATATTGTTGGATATTTAAAGTTGAACATTAACACAATCTCTATGCTTTTTTCTCTTGCCTTCTCTCTGTCTAGACTATAGGACGGACGGTTGGCTGCTGGTCTACTCTCCTGTGCCGATCAGCCTTATCTTCCTGTGCTACCTGCTCATTATATGGGTGGGACCAAAGCTGATGAGGAAGAGGCAGCCGGTCAACCTTAAACCCGTCCTGATAGTTTACAACTTTGCCATGGTCTGCCTGTCTGCATACATGTTCTATGAGGTACTACTGTATGTTGGAATATATGCTCGCATCTTGCATTTAGCAACTTTAACTAATGCCAGTTACGTACCGGAAAAAGTTATCTTGTGTAACAAATCTACTTATTTTTActcaaaacacaatcttttcctaaacctaaccaagtagttttgttatgtaagtaaacctaaaaactatgtaaacctacattggaagtttattttgaaagagagTGTATATATtgtaatgagcagaaactgTACGTTTAATGTGAACccgggagt is part of the Sebastes umbrosus isolate fSebUmb1 chromosome 12, fSebUmb1.pri, whole genome shotgun sequence genome and encodes:
- the LOC119498343 gene encoding tripartite motif-containing protein 16-like protein → MAQKGVQLDEETISCSICLDLLKDPVTIPCGHSYCMNCIQTHWDGEDKKKIYSCPQCRQTFKRRPVLMKSTMLADLVEEMKKEHKGHDTVSAAAERTERQRDLEVSRLNIQQRIQDREKDVKLLQQEVEAVNHSADKAVKDSEKIFTELIRLMEKRSSDVKQQVRSQQESEVSQVKELQEKLEQEIIELKRRDAEMKLLSHTEDLNQFLLNYHSLSPLSESTSRINIRPLSYFEDVTAAVSEVRDKLQDVLREKWTNVSQTVTEVDVLQSQPEPKTRAEFLKYSHEITLDPNTANTLLLLSEGNRKATFMMHHQSYPSHPDRFTGGHQVLSRESLTGRCYWEVEWRGAKVYVAVAYKSIRRAGRANQCWFGWNDKSWALDCEQKHFRFRYNNVQTPVSGPRSSRVGVYLDHSAGVLSFYSVSETMTLLHRVQTTFTEPLYAGLCLSTYDDTAEFGKLK
- the LOC119498340 gene encoding tripartite motif-containing protein 16-like — protein: MAQKGIQLEQETFSCSICLDLLKDPVTIPCGHSYCMNCIQNHWDGEDEKKIYSCPQCRQTFTPRPVLMKSTMLADLVEELKKTGLQAAPTDHCYAGPEDVACDVCTGRKLKAFKSCLVCLFSYCEKHLQPHYDVAQLKKHKLVEPSKKLQENICSRHDEVMKIFCRTDQQCICYLCLMDDHKGHDTVSAAAERTERQRELEVSRLNIQQRIQDREKDVKLLQQEVKAVNRSADKAVKDSEKIFTELIRLMEKRSSDVKQQVRSQQKSEVSRVKELQEKLEQEITELKRRDAEMKLLSHTEDLNQFLINYPSLSPLSESTSSINIRPLSYFEDVTAAVSEVRDKLQDVLREKWTNVSQTVTEVDVLLSQPEPKTRAEFLKYSREITLDPNTANTLLLLSEGNRKATFMMQHQSYPSHPDRFIGIRQVLSRESLTGRCYWEVEWRGRKVYVAVAYKSTRRAGRASECLFGWNDKSWALDCDQNSYTFWYNYVKTPVSGPRSSRVGVYLDHSAGVLSFYSVSETMTLLHRVQTTFTEPLCAGLWLLDPDVTAELCKLK